The proteins below come from a single Alnus glutinosa chromosome 9, dhAlnGlut1.1, whole genome shotgun sequence genomic window:
- the LOC133877315 gene encoding extensin-2-like, producing the protein MLKMGTLAHRGRWPQLVSAIAFCLIATNVVANEPYIYASPPPPYTEHEHEHYSPPLLPKHDGHDGHDEGHGDGPYWYKSPPPPLKSPPPPPSPSPPPPYIYKSPPPPSPSPPPPYVYKSPPPPSPSPPPLYVYKSPPPPSPSPSPPPPYVYKSPPPPSPSPPPPYVYKSPPPPSPSPPPPYVYKSPPPPSPSPPPPYVYKSPPPPSPSPPPPYVYKSPPPPSPSPPPPYVYKSPPPPSPSPPPPYVYKSPPPPSPSPPPPYIYKSPPPPSPSPPTPYVYKSPPPPSPSPPPTYVYKSPPPPSPSPPPPYVYKSPPPPSPSPPPPYIYKSPPPPSPSPPPPYVYKSPPPPSPSPPPPYVYKSPPPPSPSPPPPYVYKSPPPPSPSPPPPYVYKSPPPPSPSPPPPYVYKSPPPPSPSPPPPYVYKSPPPPSPSPPPPYVYKSPPPPSPSPPPPYIYKSPPPPSLSPPPPYVYKSPPPPSPSPPPPYVYKSPPPPSPSPPPPYVYKSPPPPSPSPPPPYLYKSPPPPSPSPPPPYVYKSPPPPSPSPPPPYVYKSPPPPSPPPPPPYVYKSPPPPSPPPPPPYIYKSPPPPSPSPPPPYVYKSPPPPSPSPPPPYVYKSPPPPSPSPPPPYIYKSPPPPSPSPPPPYIYKSPPPPSPPPLYIYSSPPPPKGY; encoded by the coding sequence ATGCTAAAGATGGGTACCTTGGCACACCGGGGCCGTTGGCCTCAACTAGTATCCGCAATAGCATTTTGCCTCATAGCCACTAATGTGGTGGCCAATGAGCCTTACATTTATGCCTCACCACCTCCTCCATACACCGAACACGAACACGAACACTACTCACCACCATTGCTGCCAAAGCATGATGGACATGACGGACATGATGAGGGACATGGCGACGGACCATATTGGTACAAGTCACCTCCTCCGCCATTGAaatcccctcctcctcctccatcaccatctccaccacCTCCTTACATTTACAAGTCTCCACCcccaccatcaccatcaccaccgCCTCCATATGTTTACAAGTCACCACCTCCTCCATCACCATCTCCTCCACCACTTTATGTTTACAAATCACCACCcccaccatcaccatcaccatcaccaccTCCTCCATATGTTTACAAGTCACCACCTCCTCCATCGCCATCTCCTCCACCTCCTTACGTTTATAAGTCACCACCCCCACCATCCCCATCACCGCCTCCTCCATATGTTTACAAGTCACCGCCTCCTCCATCACCATCTCCTCCACCACCTTATGTTTACAAATCACCACCcccaccatcaccatcaccaccTCCTCCATATGTTTACAAGTCACCGCCTCCTCCATCGCCATCTCCTCCACCTCCTTACGTTTATAAGTCACCACCCCCACCATCCCCATCACCGCCTCCTCCATATGTTTACAAGTCCCCACCTCCTCCATCGCCATCTCCTCCACCTCCTTACATTTATAAGTCACCACCCCCACCATCCCCATCACCGCCTACTCCATATGTTTACAAGTCCCCACCTCCTCCATCACCTTCTCCTCCACCAACTTACGTTTACAAATCACCACCcccaccatcaccatcaccaccTCCTCCATATGTCTACAAGTCACCACCTCCTCCATCACCATCTCCTCCGCCACCCTACATTTATAAGTCACCACCCCCACCATCGCCATCACCGCCTCCTCCATATGTCTACAAGTCACCACCTCCTCCATCACCTTCTCCTCCACCACCTTATGTTTACAAATCACCACCcccaccatcaccatcaccaccTCCTCCATATGTCTACAAGTCACCACCTCCTCCATCACCATCTCCTCCACCACCCTACGTTTATAAGTCACCACCCCCACCATCGCCATCACCTCCTCCTCCATATGTCTACAAGTCACCACCTCCTCCATCGCCATCTCCTCCTCCACCTTACGTTTACAAATCACCACCCCCACCATCGCCATCACCGCCTCCTCCATATGTTTACAAGTCACCACCTCCTCCATCACCATCTCCTCCTCCACCTTACATTTACAAATCACCACCTCCACCATCACTATCACCACCTCCTCCATATGTTTACAAGTCACCACCTCCTCCATCACCATCTCCTCCACCACCTTATGTTTACAAATCACCACCcccaccatcaccatcacctcCTCCTCCATATGTTTACAAGTCCCCACCTCCTCCATCACCTTCTCCTCCTCCACCTTACCTTTACAAATCCCCACCcccaccatcaccatcaccaccTCCTCCATATGTTTACAAGTCACCACCTCCTCCATCACCATCTCCTCCACCACCCTACGTTTATAAGTCACCACCCCCACCATCACCACCACCGCCTCCTCCATATGTTTATAAGTCACCACCTCCTCCATCACCACCTCCTCCACCTCCTTACATCTATaaatcaccaccaccaccatctccGTCACCTCCTCCACCGTACGTCTACAAGTCGCCTCCACCTCCATCACCATCACCTCCTCCGCCATATGTCTACAAGTCGCCTCCACCTCCATCACCTTCCCCTCCACCTCCTTACATCTATAAATCACCACCACCCCCATCTCCATCACCTCCTCCTCCATATATCTACAAGTCACCGCCACCTCCATCACCTCCACCTCTTTACATTTACAGTTCACCCCCACCACCAAAAGGCTATTAA